One window from the genome of Musa acuminata AAA Group cultivar baxijiao chromosome BXJ1-4, Cavendish_Baxijiao_AAA, whole genome shotgun sequence encodes:
- the LOC135640645 gene encoding thioredoxin-like protein Clot has translation MPLKTFDADLSNFDQVFEGFTKSETTEGSPSEPGQLKFLLFLADKDPSTNRSWCPDCNVAEPIIYEKLEASNINLVLLRAYVGDRPTWRNPSHPWRVDPRFKLMGVPTLIRWENEAVAGRLEDYEAHIGDKIDSILASN, from the exons ATGCCTCTCAAGACCTTTGACGCCGATCTCTCCAACTTCGACCAGGTTTTCGAGGGATTCACCAAGTCGGAGACGACGGAAGGCTCCCCATCGGAACCAGGTCAACTCAAGTTTCTTCTGTTCTTGGCCGACAAGGATCCCTCTACCAATCGCAGCTGGTGCCCTG ATTGCAATGTAGCAGAGCCCATCATATATGAAAAGCTGGAAGCATCAAATATCAATCTTGTACTTTTGAGAGCATATGTTGGAGATAGACCTACGTGGAGAAATCCTAGCCATCCATGGAGGGTAGACCCTAGGTTCAAGCTCATGGGTGTGCCCACGCTTATTCGTTGGGAGAATGAAGCTGTTGCTGGACGCCTTGAGGACTACGAAGCCCATATCGGAGATAAGATTGATTCCATTCTCGCTAGcaattga
- the LOC135640654 gene encoding DNA damage-repair/toleration protein DRT100-like, with protein sequence MAPPCFLSTVAVVLVLAVAATSTDGAFGCSASDRAALLAFKSALSEPYLGIFSSWTGDACCSRWYGVSCDPTTGRVADISLRGESEDPILAGSGRSGGLMSGRISPEVCRLDRLATLILADWKHISGPIPPCLTSLPFLRILDLVGNRLTGTIPADIGRLSRLAVLNVADNQISGHIPASLPALSSLMHLDLSNNQISGPIPHDFGNLRMLSRALLGRNRISGTIPASVGYMTRLADLDLAENRISGQIPATLGSMPVLASLYLDSNRLTGQIPAALLRSRGLGILNLSRNGIEGEIPDVFGSRSYYTALDLSHNRLRGSVPKTLVTAAYVGHLDLSHNHLCGPIPAGSPFDHLEAASFTNNDCLCGGPLPVCK encoded by the coding sequence ATGGCTCCTCCATGTTTCCTCTCTACCGTGGCCGTCGTCCTCGTCCTGGCCGTCGCGGCCACGTCGACCGACGGCGCTTTCGGGTGCTCGGCTTCGGATCGGGCGGCTCTCCTGGCTTTTAAGTCGGCGCTTTCGGAGCCGTACCTGGGTATCTTCTCGTCGTGGACGGGCGACGCGTGCTGCTCCCGGTGGTACGGCGTGAGCTGCGACCCCACGACCGGGCGCGTAGCTGACATCTCCCTGCGCGGAGAGTCGGAAGACCCCATCCTCGCCGGCTCAGGCCGCTCCGGTGGCCTCATGTCCGGCCGCATCTCGCCGGAGGTCTGCCGCCTGGACCGTCTGGCCACCCTCATCCTTGCCGACTGGAAGCACATTTCCGGGCCCATTCCTCCGTGCCTCACCTCCCTTCCCTTCCTCCGCATCCTCGACCTCGTCGGCAACCGGCTCACCGGCACAATCCCCGCTGACATCGGCCGCCTCTCCCGCCTCGCAGTACTCAACGTCGCCGACAACCAGATCTCCGGCCACATCCCCGCCTCCCTCCCCGCCCTATCCTCACTCATGCACCTCGACCTCAGCAACAACCAGATCTCCGGCCCCATCCCGCACGATTTTGGAAACCTGCGCATGCTCAGCCGCGCCCTCCTCGGCCGCAACCGCATCTCCGGAACCATCCCCGCTTCCGTGGGCTACATGACCCGGCTCGCCGACCTCGACCTCGCTGAGAACCGCATCTCCGGGCAGATCCCAGCGACCCTGGGGTCCATGCCGGTGCTTGCCTCGCTCTACCTCGACTCGAACCGGCTCACCGGGCAGATCCCAGCGGCGCTGCTCAGAAGCCGGGGGCTCGGCATCCTGAACCTGAGCCGAAACGGCATCGAGGGGGAGATCCCGGACGTGTTCGGCTCCCGGTCGTACTACACGGCGCTGGACCTGTCGCACAACCGGCTAAGGGGCAGCGTGCCGAAGACGCTGGTGACGGCGGCGTACGTGGGGCACTTGGATCTCAGCCACAACCACCTCTGCGGCCCCATCCCGGCCGGCTCCCCCTTCGACCACCTCGAGGCCGCCTCCTTCACCAACAACGACTGCCTCTGCGGGGGGCCGCTGCCGGTTTGCAAGTGA
- the LOC135640660 gene encoding U-box domain-containing protein 4-like isoform X1, whose protein sequence is MEIFLLKVLLDSIAQFSLVSSNNNVKPELVQRYCQKIDQIIEQFEPVCNEIAASKITLDEQLVKVLKELDSAVNEARELVLSWFPMTSKIYFVSKIYFVLQIETTVTKIYSSTLEVCQLVESLLLTPVASTALKSIEGFQHMDEEPISVVIEKAIRDQTEKDIPRPEHLDMISNFLSLSSNQELLMEAVALEKLKLKIGCNVTQAELENIDRIIALITYMHDCLVKSKQLESINGVSIPADFCCPLSLELMSDPVIVASGQTYERAFIRKWLDQGFNVCPRTRQTLGHTNLIPNYTVKALIANWCESNNIKLPDPMKSISLNLPSSFLKPTNASATDLIVSHTGDATRVDRPRSPEPYVEVTTSKRDAHSSNGFPHETPHETYLHDKSVSPHHRSSSGSSPLQLANGSQANTSRISLVTTEGNKESSMEQMHVSSGSQTVNQPKQYSEPGQFPGHNRTDSASEAVSNNDHIEGPGDANMASQVSSDLTHYSSDTSGELAQDAQASSASQREPDFPPRLVDARARSQSMFRRPSVPRIISSQSMDSRPDLSGVETQVRKLIEDLKSDSGDVQRTATEELRLLAKHSMENRIVIANCGAISLLVGLLRSTDTKTQEHAVTALLNLSLNDNNKIAIGNADSIDPLIHVLETGNPEAKENSAATLYSLSVIEENKVRIGRSRAIGPLVELLANGTPRGKKDAATALFNLSIFHENKLRIVQAGAVRHLVELMDPAAGMVDKAVAVLSNLATIPEGRTAIGQAGGIPVLVEVVELGSARGKENAAAALLHLCTNSGRFCSLVLQEGAVPPLVALSQSGTPRAKEKAQALLSYFRNQRHGNAGRR, encoded by the exons ATGGAGATATTTTTGCTGAAGGTACTGCTGGATAGCATCGCACAGTTCAGTCTTGTATCTTCTAACAACAATGTGAAACCTGAGCTGGTTCAAAGATACTGTCAAAAAATTGATCAGATCATTGAGCAATTTGAACCGGTGTGCAATGAAATTGCTGCTTCTAAGATAACTTTGGATGAGCAGCTAGTCAAGGTGTTGAAAGAACTAGATTCTGCAGTAAATGAAGCCAGAGAACTTGTCCTGAGCTGGTTCCCAATGACGAGCAAAATTTATTTTGTGAGCAAAATTTATTTT gttttgcaaatagaaacaaCTGTAACGAAGATTTATTCATCTACTCTTGAAGTTTGTCAATTGGTTGAATCTCTGCTTCTGACTCCAGTAGCTAGTACTGCTCTAAAAAGCATTGAG GGTTTTCAGCACATGGATGAGGAACCGATATCTGTTGTCATTGAAAAGGCCATAAGAGATCAAACAGAAAAGGATATTCCTAGACCAGAGCATTTGGATATGATTTCAAACTTTCTGAGCTTGTCATCTAATCAAGAGTTGCTGATGGAGGCTGTTGCACTTGAGAAGCTTAAATTGAAAATTGGCTGCAATGTTACTCAGGCAGAACTGGAGAACATTGATCGTATTATTGCCCTCATCACTTATATGCACGATTGCCTTGTTAAATCAAAGCAGTTGGAGAGCATCAATGGTGTGTCTATTCCTGCTGATTTTTGCTGCCCACTTTCTCTAGAACTGATGTCTGACCCAGTCATTGTGGCTTCCGGTCAAACATATGAGCGGGCTTTCATCCGAAAATGGCTTGATCAAGGTTTCAATGTTTGCCCTAGAACCCGTCAAACACTTGGGCACACCAACTTGATTCCAAATTACACTGTTAAGGCTTTAATTGCCAACTGGTGTGAGTCAAATAACATTAAGCTTCCTGATCCAATGAAGTCCATTAGTTTGAATCTTCCTTCATCATTTCTCAAGCCCACAAATGCAAGTGCTACTGATTTAATTGTCTCTCATACTGGTGATGCTACAAGGGTTGACCGTCCAAGATCTCCAGAACCTTATGTAGAAGTGACAACTTCCAAAAGGGATGCACATTCCTCTAATGGCTTCCCCCATGAGACTCCCCATGAGACATATCTGCACGATAAGTCTGTATCTCCTCATCATCGTTCATCCTCTGGTTCATCACCTTTGCAACTTGCAAATGGATCACAGGCAAATACTTCAAGAATATCACTTGTAACTACTGAAGGCAACAAGGAATCTAGCATGGAACAGATGCATGTAAGTTCTGGCAGCCAAACTGTCAACCAACCAAAACAGTATTCAGAGCCTGGGCAATTTCCAGGTCATAACCGGACCGACTCTGCTTCTGAGGCTGTTTCAAATAATGATCATATTGAAGGACCTGGGGATGCTAACATGGCCTCACAGGTTTCAAGTGATCTAACACATTACAGCAGTGATACCTCAGGGGAACTTGCACAGGATGCTCAAGCATCCTCTGCTTCCCAAAGAGAACCTGACTTCCCACCAAGGTTGGTCGATGCTCGTGCTAGAAGTCAAAGTATGTTTCGGCGCCCATCTGTCCCTCGTATCATTTCTTCTCAATCCATGGATTCCAGGCCTGACCTATCAGGTGTTGAAACCCAAGTTCGTAAACTGATTGAGGATTTGAAAAGTGATTCTGGAGACGTGCAGAGAACTGCCACAGAAGAGCTACGTCTTCTTGCTAAGCACAGCATGGAAAATAGGATTGTGATTGCAAACTGTGGAGCTATAAGCTTGTTGGTTGGCCTTCTTCGTTCAACAGACACCAAGACTCAAGAGCATGCTGTAACAGCCCTGCTAAACTTGTCACTCAATGACAACAATAAGATTGCCATTGGAAATGCAGATTCCATTGATCCTCTTATTCATGTGCTTGAGACAGGCAACCCTGAAGCAAAAGAGAATTCAGCTGCAACATTATATAGCCTTTCAGTAATTGAGGAAAACAAGGTTCGAATTGGACGGTCTCGTGCTATTGGACCTTTGGTAGAATTATTAGCAAATGGGACTCCTCGAGGAAAGAAGGATGCTGCAACAGCATTATTTAATTTGTCAATATTTCATGAGAACAAATTACGAATTGTGCAGGCTGGGGCTGTGAGACATTTAGTAGAGCTGATGGACCCAGCAGCTGGTATGGTTGATAAGGCTGTGGCTGTTTTATCAAACCTTGCAACTATTCCAGAAGGGAGAACTGCGATTGGTCAAGCTGGTGGCATTCCAGTACTTGTGGAGGTTGTTGAATTGGGGTCTGCACGAGGAAAAGaaaatgctgctgctgctttgctTCATCTGTGTACCAATAGTGGTAGATTTTGTAGTCTAGTTCTTCAAGAAGGTGCTGTGCCCCCATTGGTGGCATTATCACAGTCTGGCACGCCGCGAGCTAAAGAGAAG GCTCAGGCGCTTTTAAGCTATTTCCGGAACCAACGGCATGGAAATGCTGGTAGGAGATGA
- the LOC135640660 gene encoding U-box domain-containing protein 4-like isoform X2 produces the protein MEIFLLKVLLDSIAQFSLVSSNNNVKPELVQRYCQKIDQIIEQFEPVCNEIAASKITLDEQLVKVLKELDSAVNEARELVLSWFPMTSKIYFVLQIETTVTKIYSSTLEVCQLVESLLLTPVASTALKSIEGFQHMDEEPISVVIEKAIRDQTEKDIPRPEHLDMISNFLSLSSNQELLMEAVALEKLKLKIGCNVTQAELENIDRIIALITYMHDCLVKSKQLESINGVSIPADFCCPLSLELMSDPVIVASGQTYERAFIRKWLDQGFNVCPRTRQTLGHTNLIPNYTVKALIANWCESNNIKLPDPMKSISLNLPSSFLKPTNASATDLIVSHTGDATRVDRPRSPEPYVEVTTSKRDAHSSNGFPHETPHETYLHDKSVSPHHRSSSGSSPLQLANGSQANTSRISLVTTEGNKESSMEQMHVSSGSQTVNQPKQYSEPGQFPGHNRTDSASEAVSNNDHIEGPGDANMASQVSSDLTHYSSDTSGELAQDAQASSASQREPDFPPRLVDARARSQSMFRRPSVPRIISSQSMDSRPDLSGVETQVRKLIEDLKSDSGDVQRTATEELRLLAKHSMENRIVIANCGAISLLVGLLRSTDTKTQEHAVTALLNLSLNDNNKIAIGNADSIDPLIHVLETGNPEAKENSAATLYSLSVIEENKVRIGRSRAIGPLVELLANGTPRGKKDAATALFNLSIFHENKLRIVQAGAVRHLVELMDPAAGMVDKAVAVLSNLATIPEGRTAIGQAGGIPVLVEVVELGSARGKENAAAALLHLCTNSGRFCSLVLQEGAVPPLVALSQSGTPRAKEKAQALLSYFRNQRHGNAGRR, from the exons ATGGAGATATTTTTGCTGAAGGTACTGCTGGATAGCATCGCACAGTTCAGTCTTGTATCTTCTAACAACAATGTGAAACCTGAGCTGGTTCAAAGATACTGTCAAAAAATTGATCAGATCATTGAGCAATTTGAACCGGTGTGCAATGAAATTGCTGCTTCTAAGATAACTTTGGATGAGCAGCTAGTCAAGGTGTTGAAAGAACTAGATTCTGCAGTAAATGAAGCCAGAGAACTTGTCCTGAGCTGGTTCCCAATGACGAGCAAAATTTATTTT gttttgcaaatagaaacaaCTGTAACGAAGATTTATTCATCTACTCTTGAAGTTTGTCAATTGGTTGAATCTCTGCTTCTGACTCCAGTAGCTAGTACTGCTCTAAAAAGCATTGAG GGTTTTCAGCACATGGATGAGGAACCGATATCTGTTGTCATTGAAAAGGCCATAAGAGATCAAACAGAAAAGGATATTCCTAGACCAGAGCATTTGGATATGATTTCAAACTTTCTGAGCTTGTCATCTAATCAAGAGTTGCTGATGGAGGCTGTTGCACTTGAGAAGCTTAAATTGAAAATTGGCTGCAATGTTACTCAGGCAGAACTGGAGAACATTGATCGTATTATTGCCCTCATCACTTATATGCACGATTGCCTTGTTAAATCAAAGCAGTTGGAGAGCATCAATGGTGTGTCTATTCCTGCTGATTTTTGCTGCCCACTTTCTCTAGAACTGATGTCTGACCCAGTCATTGTGGCTTCCGGTCAAACATATGAGCGGGCTTTCATCCGAAAATGGCTTGATCAAGGTTTCAATGTTTGCCCTAGAACCCGTCAAACACTTGGGCACACCAACTTGATTCCAAATTACACTGTTAAGGCTTTAATTGCCAACTGGTGTGAGTCAAATAACATTAAGCTTCCTGATCCAATGAAGTCCATTAGTTTGAATCTTCCTTCATCATTTCTCAAGCCCACAAATGCAAGTGCTACTGATTTAATTGTCTCTCATACTGGTGATGCTACAAGGGTTGACCGTCCAAGATCTCCAGAACCTTATGTAGAAGTGACAACTTCCAAAAGGGATGCACATTCCTCTAATGGCTTCCCCCATGAGACTCCCCATGAGACATATCTGCACGATAAGTCTGTATCTCCTCATCATCGTTCATCCTCTGGTTCATCACCTTTGCAACTTGCAAATGGATCACAGGCAAATACTTCAAGAATATCACTTGTAACTACTGAAGGCAACAAGGAATCTAGCATGGAACAGATGCATGTAAGTTCTGGCAGCCAAACTGTCAACCAACCAAAACAGTATTCAGAGCCTGGGCAATTTCCAGGTCATAACCGGACCGACTCTGCTTCTGAGGCTGTTTCAAATAATGATCATATTGAAGGACCTGGGGATGCTAACATGGCCTCACAGGTTTCAAGTGATCTAACACATTACAGCAGTGATACCTCAGGGGAACTTGCACAGGATGCTCAAGCATCCTCTGCTTCCCAAAGAGAACCTGACTTCCCACCAAGGTTGGTCGATGCTCGTGCTAGAAGTCAAAGTATGTTTCGGCGCCCATCTGTCCCTCGTATCATTTCTTCTCAATCCATGGATTCCAGGCCTGACCTATCAGGTGTTGAAACCCAAGTTCGTAAACTGATTGAGGATTTGAAAAGTGATTCTGGAGACGTGCAGAGAACTGCCACAGAAGAGCTACGTCTTCTTGCTAAGCACAGCATGGAAAATAGGATTGTGATTGCAAACTGTGGAGCTATAAGCTTGTTGGTTGGCCTTCTTCGTTCAACAGACACCAAGACTCAAGAGCATGCTGTAACAGCCCTGCTAAACTTGTCACTCAATGACAACAATAAGATTGCCATTGGAAATGCAGATTCCATTGATCCTCTTATTCATGTGCTTGAGACAGGCAACCCTGAAGCAAAAGAGAATTCAGCTGCAACATTATATAGCCTTTCAGTAATTGAGGAAAACAAGGTTCGAATTGGACGGTCTCGTGCTATTGGACCTTTGGTAGAATTATTAGCAAATGGGACTCCTCGAGGAAAGAAGGATGCTGCAACAGCATTATTTAATTTGTCAATATTTCATGAGAACAAATTACGAATTGTGCAGGCTGGGGCTGTGAGACATTTAGTAGAGCTGATGGACCCAGCAGCTGGTATGGTTGATAAGGCTGTGGCTGTTTTATCAAACCTTGCAACTATTCCAGAAGGGAGAACTGCGATTGGTCAAGCTGGTGGCATTCCAGTACTTGTGGAGGTTGTTGAATTGGGGTCTGCACGAGGAAAAGaaaatgctgctgctgctttgctTCATCTGTGTACCAATAGTGGTAGATTTTGTAGTCTAGTTCTTCAAGAAGGTGCTGTGCCCCCATTGGTGGCATTATCACAGTCTGGCACGCCGCGAGCTAAAGAGAAG GCTCAGGCGCTTTTAAGCTATTTCCGGAACCAACGGCATGGAAATGCTGGTAGGAGATGA